Proteins encoded within one genomic window of Bacillota bacterium:
- a CDS encoding glycosyltransferase, which produces MKKVLFINDFLSGGGTENSLGALTEALADKFDITVLTIYRHKDPYLILDRRIKYKYLFLKRECPDFLLRQLRRVRRRLFIAFHRYDIAVSYKEGPCAKLCSKIKSSRKFAWIHADFSTFHWTDGYFKKGEEKRLLESFDKVIAVSEKSKDGLVSAVRIEKEKISVIPNIIDKEKIEKLSKEKVNIKKPEMLLLSIGRLDSIKCYDGYLEICRKLWNEGYHFEVWLVGDGPMRSLLKSYIDKFGLINVKLIGNIENPYPYLKMADWFVHPSHSEGFGIVLAESAVLHVPILSTDCGIAREVIGENGGIVVNDDAALEMGLRRVLQNKELKKDAETYLKEHEPTYDKNYVAGMVKKLFEAEDI; this is translated from the coding sequence ATGAAGAAGGTTTTATTTATTAATGACTTTCTCAGCGGTGGAGGGACAGAAAATAGCCTTGGTGCTTTAACGGAAGCACTTGCAGACAAGTTTGATATTACAGTTTTAACGATCTACAGGCATAAAGATCCGTACTTAATTTTAGACAGAAGGATAAAATACAAATATTTATTTTTAAAAAGAGAGTGTCCCGATTTTTTATTAAGGCAGTTAAGGAGAGTTAGACGCAGATTATTTATTGCGTTTCATAGATATGATATTGCGGTTTCATATAAAGAGGGACCTTGCGCTAAACTTTGCTCAAAAATAAAATCTTCTAGAAAGTTTGCGTGGATTCACGCTGACTTTTCTACATTTCACTGGACTGATGGCTATTTTAAAAAAGGTGAAGAAAAGCGTTTACTTGAAAGCTTTGATAAAGTAATTGCTGTGTCTGAAAAATCAAAAGACGGGTTAGTTTCAGCAGTTAGAATAGAAAAAGAAAAAATATCGGTAATTCCCAATATTATCGATAAAGAAAAAATCGAAAAGTTATCTAAAGAAAAAGTCAACATAAAAAAGCCTGAAATGCTGCTATTAAGCATAGGAAGACTCGATAGTATTAAGTGCTATGACGGGTACCTTGAAATTTGCAGAAAGCTTTGGAATGAAGGATATCACTTTGAGGTATGGCTAGTGGGCGACGGACCTATGCGCAGCTTGCTAAAGTCATATATTGATAAATTTGGTCTTATAAATGTAAAACTTATAGGTAATATTGAGAATCCATATCCGTATTTAAAAATGGCTGACTGGTTTGTTCATCCTTCGCATAGTGAAGGCTTTGGCATTGTACTTGCTGAAAGTGCTGTGCTCCACGTCCCAATATTATCGACTGATTGCGGTATAGCACGGGAGGTTATAGGTGAAAACGGGGGAATTGTAGTTAATGATGACGCGGCGCTGGAAATGGGGCTGCGCAGGGTTTTGCAAAATAAAGAACTGAAAAAAGATGCTGAAACATATCTGAAAGAACATGAGCCTACTTACGATAAGAATTATGTTGCAGGTATGGTAAAGAAGTTATTTGAGGCGGAAGATATATGA
- a CDS encoding polysaccharide pyruvyl transferase family protein, translated as MRVGILTFHMAHNYGAMLQAYALCRTVRSLGVKCEVIDYRLPEIYEYYRKENLEDAIIKNGYLIGLLKFIKWHITGYYRRDKRWLLFHRFMTNDIGISGKCLSKKEDLLKLDYDAYICGSDQIWNKDLTGGIKGEYYCDFAKESALKISYAASRGVNFLTDDEKNEILKLLSNFDFISVREAEFQKYLSENTDLDVRLVLDPSLLITCEDWKQIAKPSKLNDYVLIYKVEKNDLIYELARRIAKEKRLEIVEITYQNDTSLIDVIQLENVGPKEFVGLIESAEFVITNSFHGTGFSILFNKDFYCIPHSKFRSRTDSLLSELGLGSRCITDAEKYNVNEHIDYTVAYKKLNDLRKISIKFLKNALFNREQ; from the coding sequence ATGAGAGTAGGAATTTTAACTTTTCATATGGCTCATAATTACGGCGCAATGCTTCAGGCGTATGCGCTTTGCCGGACTGTCCGGAGTCTGGGGGTTAAATGCGAGGTCATTGATTATCGTTTGCCTGAGATATACGAATATTATAGAAAAGAAAATCTGGAAGACGCAATAATAAAAAACGGATACCTGATTGGATTGCTGAAGTTTATAAAATGGCATATTACCGGTTACTACAGACGCGATAAAAGGTGGCTTTTATTTCATAGATTTATGACGAATGATATAGGCATATCGGGTAAATGTTTAAGCAAAAAGGAAGATCTATTAAAGCTAGATTATGATGCATACATTTGCGGAAGCGATCAGATATGGAATAAAGACTTGACCGGTGGAATCAAAGGAGAATACTATTGTGATTTTGCAAAAGAATCCGCACTAAAAATCTCTTATGCTGCAAGCCGTGGAGTCAATTTTTTAACTGATGATGAAAAGAATGAGATATTAAAACTATTAAGCAATTTTGATTTTATAAGTGTCAGGGAGGCAGAATTTCAAAAATATTTGTCTGAAAACACAGATTTAGATGTCCGGCTTGTTTTAGACCCGAGTTTGCTTATAACATGCGAGGATTGGAAACAAATTGCTAAGCCGTCAAAATTAAATGATTATGTGCTTATTTACAAAGTTGAAAAAAATGATTTAATATATGAGTTGGCAAGACGCATAGCTAAAGAAAAGAGGCTTGAGATTGTTGAAATTACATATCAAAACGATACAAGCCTTATTGATGTTATACAGCTTGAGAATGTAGGGCCTAAAGAGTTTGTTGGTTTGATTGAGTCTGCTGAATTTGTCATAACAAATTCTTTTCATGGAACCGGTTTTTCGATTTTATTTAATAAGGATTTTTATTGCATACCGCATTCAAAGTTCAGAAGCCGGACAGATTCTCTGCTTTCAGAGCTGGGACTCGGCTCACGCTGTATTACGGATGCTGAAAAATATAATGTAAATGAGCATATAGATTATACGGTCGCTTATAAAAAACTTAATGATTTAAGAAAAATATCTATCAAATTCCTTAAAAATGCTTTATTTAACAGGGAGCAATAG